Proteins from one Patescibacteria group bacterium genomic window:
- the secF gene encoding protein translocase subunit SecF produces MYDIIGKRKIWYSISGILAATSIIILIIWGLRLSIDFTGGSILEISYENQRPSMQQIQDSLADIGLNGLKIQPSAEKDYLLRFEEVDETTHQEIIDKLSDIQVEDLSENKLTEQRFEAIGPVIGNELKNKAIEAILIVLVFIILYIAYAFRKVSKPVASWKYGLSAIVALAHDILIITGIFAALGHFGIVEIDSLFVTALLTILGFSVHDTIVTFDRIRENLFKNQDKTFKEIVNISVNQTIVRSINTSFTTLLVLLAIYFFGGKSINHFILALILGVMIGTYSSIFIAAPLLLAFRKK; encoded by the coding sequence ATGTACGACATTATTGGAAAAAGAAAAATTTGGTATTCAATCTCCGGAATATTAGCCGCTACCTCGATTATTATATTAATAATCTGGGGTTTAAGGCTTAGTATTGATTTTACTGGTGGTAGTATTTTGGAAATTTCTTATGAAAATCAAAGACCAAGTATGCAGCAAATCCAAGATAGTTTGGCCGATATTGGTTTAAATGGTCTAAAAATCCAACCTAGCGCTGAGAAAGATTACTTACTGCGTTTTGAAGAAGTAGATGAAACTACTCACCAAGAAATTATAGACAAATTATCAGACATACAAGTAGAGGATCTCAGCGAAAATAAATTAACTGAACAAAGGTTTGAGGCTATTGGACCAGTGATTGGTAATGAACTAAAAAATAAGGCTATTGAAGCTATTCTTATAGTTTTGGTGTTTATTATTTTATATATTGCCTACGCTTTTAGAAAAGTGTCAAAACCAGTGGCTTCTTGGAAATATGGCTTGTCAGCCATTGTTGCGCTAGCCCATGATATTTTGATTATTACCGGTATATTTGCCGCTTTAGGTCACTTTGGTATTGTAGAAATTGATAGCTTATTTGTGACCGCTTTGCTTACTATATTAGGTTTTTCAGTTCATGACACCATTGTTACTTTTGACAGGATAAGAGAAAACCTATTTAAAAATCAAGATAAAACATTTAAAGAAATAGTAAATATTAGTGTCAATCAAACTATCGTCCGATCAATCAACACCTCATTTACGACCCTTTTGGTGCTCTTGGCCATCTATTTCTTTGGTGGTAAGAGTATAAATCACTTTATTTTGGCTCTTATTTTAGGTGTAATGATTGGTACTTACTCCTCAATATTTATTGCGGCACCACTTTTATTAGCCTTCCGCAAAAAGTAA